One Mastacembelus armatus chromosome 10, fMasArm1.2, whole genome shotgun sequence DNA window includes the following coding sequences:
- the LOC113144098 gene encoding zinc-binding protein A33-like translates to MAEASALEELQSELTCPVCLELFSDPVILECGHHFCHVCIIQCWEAKADELSSCPKCRKSCVRKPRPNSLLCNVVDSVRRARAVDTAAGITRFDPEYALLKPEEREPGSSMNSEASSVGHWLCLGMDMCQEHEEKLKLYCEDDQLPICLVCGMSRDHKTHNVIPITEAFENYKDKLSATLEKVVLQTDKAMLFQRQTNEKILFTKERTGDLEVLISAEFGRLREFLLREEESIKEKLQKQKEEKLNKLEEALTQATEQLSQLESTAEQLHLKMSEEENPEQLKGIKDFIGGAESLFEHYPEVSVDLQTGEFLGPLQYRMWRRLSSFLQPAVTAVTLDPDTAYPCLWVSPCRTSVQVGKIQPDLPNNPERFTRYNIILGSEAFSSGRHYWEVEVGSKTAWGLGVATASVNRKQEISLCPEDGFWTLVLRDNGKGASEYEACTDSEDNLLYPSKPPRRVGVYLDYGRGEVAFYDGGDMSHLFTFCDAKFKEPVFPYFNPWPIINGRNREPLTIVAPRWG, encoded by the exons ATGGCGGAGGCCAGCGCGCTTGAGGAACTCCAGTCGGAGCTCACCTGTCCTGTGTGTTTGGAGCTGTTCAGTGATCCGGTGATCCTCGAGTGCGGACACCACTTCTGCCATGTGTGCATCATCCAGTGCTGGGAAGCCAAGGCGGACGAGCTGTCGAGTTGTCCAAAGTGTAGAAAGTCGTGCGTACGCAAACCGCGGCCTAACTCTCTCTTGTGCAACGTTGTGGACAGTGTGCGCAGAGCACGGGCCGTGGACACGGCCGCGGGAATAACCAGATTTGACCCGGAATATGCGCTGCTGAAGCCGGAGGAACGTGAGCCTGGGTCCAGCATGAACAGCGAAGCCTCGTCTGTCGGGCACTGGCTGTGCCTGGGTATGGATATGTGCCAGGAGCATGAGGAGAAACTGAAGCTTTATTGCGAGGACGACCAGCTCCCGATCTGTCTGGTGTGCGGCATGTCCCGAGACCACAAGACCCACAACGTCATCCCAATCACCGAGGCGTTTGAAAACTACAAG GATAAGCTGTCTGCGACTCTAGAGAAGGTTGTGCTGCAGACAGATAAGGCCATGCTCTTCCAGAGACAGACCAATGAAAAGATCCTTTTCACTAAG GAGCGTACGGGAGATCTGGAGGTTCTGATCTCTGCAGAGTTTGGTCGTCTGAGAGAGTTCCTGCtcagggaggaggagagcatAAAGGAGAAACTGCAAaagcagaaagaggagaaactCAATAAGCTGGAGGAGGCGCTAACTCAAGCGACAGAGCAGCTCAGCCAACTGGAAAGTACGGCCGAGCAGCTTCACCTTAAAATGAGTGAAGAAGAAAACCCAGAGCAGCTTAAG gGAATCAAAGATTTCATTGGAGG gGCTGAGAGCTTGTTTGAGCACTACCCAGAGGTGAGTGTCGATCTGCAGACAGGAGAGTTTCTGGGACCCCTGCAGTACAGAATGTGGAGGAGACTGAGCTCCTTTTTACAACCAG CTGTCACAGCAGTGACCCTCGATCCAGACACAGCCTATCCCTGTCTGTGGGTTTCTCCGTGTCGCACTAGCGTCCAAGTGGGCAAAATCCAGCCCGATCTGCCCAACAACCCGGAGCGCTTCACCCGCTACAACATCATCCTGGGCTCTGAAGCTTTCTCTTCTGGCAGACACTACTGGGAGGTGGAAGTAGGCTCCAAGACGGCGTGGGGTCTGGGTGTGGCCACAGCCTCGGTCAACAGAAAGCAAGAGATCAGCCTGTGCCCAGAAGATGGTTTCTGGACCCTGGTGCTGAGGGACAATGGCAAAGGTGCCAGCGAGTACGAAGCATGCACTGACTCAGAGGACAACTTATTATATCCCTCCAAACCCCCCAGGAGGGTGGGCGTCTACCTGGACTACGGTCGTGGTGAAGTGGCGTTCTATGATGGAGGAGACATGAGCCACCTCTTCACCTTTTGTGACGCGAAATTCAAAGAGCCTGTTTTCCCGTACTTTAATCCTTGGCCCATTATCAACGGACGCAACAGGGAACCGCTCACGATAGTAGCCCCACGCTGGGGATAG
- the LOC113144102 gene encoding endonuclease domain-containing 1 protein-like, with the protein MMFQTEMLQFSTGALLLLLPWFGDLVLGEVSKDFSNCLDFFYQNTPPKGVRETGYQPICQRYKNQYHFASLYNRQHRAPLYSAYLLSPADGKRPNATWMYEPQLVFSRASSEMKPFNKSVDQNVIENQAVPQDYKNSSYSKGHLNPSMHQKTKENREATFTLTNIVPQRPSFNSGPWSLLETKVLRRFKDYCKGTMYVITGAMPYESGARWINNRVSVPEYMWSAYCCPSYNTSLPESVQPFFPTYAAVGRNDRNSGQEIVPVNVKAKKSVRGYDVRQMSLETLEVILSQRLAMPISLFHGQCQ; encoded by the exons ATGATGTTTCAAACGGAAATGCTGCAGTTCTCCACGGGAGCTCTGCTTCTTCTCCTACCCTGGTTTGGTGACCTGGTTCTTGGAGAGGTGAGCAAAGATTTTTCCAACTGCCTTGATTTCTTCTATCAGAACACTCCACCTAAGGGTGTCAGGGAAACGGGATACCAGCCAATATGCCAGCGCTACAAAAACCAGTACCACTTTGCAAGCTTGTACAACCGTCAGCATCGTGCACCGCTGTACTCTGCATACCTGCTCAGCCCTGCGGATGGCAAACGGCCCAATGCCACTTGGATGTACGAACCACAG TTGGTGTTTTCACGTGCCAGCTCAGAGATGAAACCTTTCAATAAATCTGTCGACCAGAATGTGATTGAGAACCAGGCTGTACCTCAGGACTACAAGAACTCCAGCTACAGCAAAGGTCATCTCAATCCAAGCATGCACcagaagacaaaagaaaaccGAGAAGCAACCTTCACCCTGACTAACATTGTCCCTCAGCGACCTAGTTTCAACTCTGGCCCCTGGAGCCTGCTGGAGACTAAGGTATTGAGAAGATTCAAGGACTACTGCAAAGGGACGATGTATGTGATCACCGGGGCTATGCCTTATGAGTCTGGAGCACGTTGGATCAATAATAGGGTGTCTGTTCCTGAGTACATGTGGTCTGCCTACTGCTGCCCATCATATAATACCAGCCTTCCTGAATCTGTGCAGCCATTTTTCCCCACATATGCTGCAGTGGGAAGAAATGACCGTAACAGTGGACAAGAGATTGTGCCAGTCAATGTCAAGGCGAAGAAATCGGTGAGGGGCTATGATGTGAGGCAGATGTCTTTAGAGACTCTGGAGGTTATCTTGAGCCAAAGGCTGGCCATGCCCATCAGTCTGTTTCACGGGCAGTGTCAGTAA
- the LOC113144096 gene encoding zinc finger protein 74 isoform X1: MLLPSLPPPPPLHSAPAPLHHYNYTLHTTSPLSLSLFASLLLFPHFPPLHPPLSLSTSSSSSPAPNQLHSSLCSAFLAPFLSVTFFSLSCTLFRASAPPPHSFIMLTPVPLLPFLSPFPQPPFYSFCLLLLQSPPRHHRSLLHPLFSFIFLLAFQSSPSTYLSFPHISFSLLPASLCSTSLLLPLPLLSPPSHPFPHLPLFSSGVKSKKGPAAAYGKGWPGGVWEEEGGGGGGGGGSSTSSGGGSGGAVGMVAGAGGRGGKEAREMYLVQFPRDEEDEGGMAEDEEGEGSLSGEGEETANIKEEFSQKDGYQPSSLRLITEALKMDLPTQNLHTGSRAQSEGDLSDRPPILHPGEREDEDWEVGSGEPSQQGIGLDDLRGLESALRAERGREQAAITASQPVSPESAVVRGGKAPKYIGLDGMEQDGELEPQPPTLQREDQVGQARVKDIMRAGVVGGVELRLGWSKKLREGDSAAAMTEEDVVEQGESDHLPCLSASGSVGESGGEEESGADLLHFCPQCGGGFTSEAELEEHPCPLGGAHLQSSGSEDSLFPCAHCGNTFSHAWALKNHECACAAERPHCCEICGKRFTHSRSLERHHLVHTGERPHRCPQCGRSFSRLGNLERHQRIHTGERPYGCEVCGKRFSRVEYLKRHQLIHSSEKATLQCSNCGRGFSDVEQLKNHQCF, encoded by the exons ATGCTCTTACCTTCCctccccccacctcctccactcCACTCCGCTCCTGCTCCTCTCCACCACTATAATTACACACTCCACACCacttctcctctgtctctctctctctttgcctctctCTTACTCTTTCCCCACTTTCCACCTCTTCAtcctcccctttctctctcaacctcctcctcttcctcccctgcCCCCAACCAACTGCACTCCTCCctctgttctgcttttcttgctcctttcctctctgtcaCGTTTTTCTCCCTTTCCTGCACTCTTTTCCGTGCTTCTGCACCCCCTCCTCACTCGTTTATCATGCTCACTCCTGTTCCcctcctccctttcctctctcccttccccCAACCTCCCTTCTACTCCTTTTGCCTTCTGCTTCTCCAATCCCCTCCTCGTCATCATCGCTCACTTCTCCACCCTCTTTTCTCCTTCATATTTCTCCTGGCCTTCCAATCATCTCCTTCCACTTATCTGTCTTTCCCTCATATATCATTCTCTCTCCTTCCTGCCTCCCTGTGCTCTACCTCTCTCCTGCTTCCTCTCCCTCTACTCTCACCTCCCTCCCACCCttttcctcatcttcctctcttctcctcagGAGTCAAGTCAAAGAAGGGCCCAGCAGCAGCCTATGGCAAAGGCTGGCCTGGAGGTGTgtgggaggaagaaggaggaggtggcggtggtggtggtggcagcagcaccagcagtggaggaggaagtggaggagctGTTGGGATGGTAGctggagcaggaggaagaggggggaAGGAGGCCAGGGAGATGTACCTCGTTCAGTTCCCCagggatgaagaggatgagggAGGGATGGCGGAGGACGAGGAAGGGGAGGGCAGCCTCAGTGGTGAGGGGGAGGAGACGGCCAACATCAAAGAGGAG TTTTCTCAAAAAGACGGCTATCAACCCTCCTCTCTGCGGCTAATCACGGAAGCTTTAAAGATGGACCTGCCCACCCAGAACCTCCACACTGGCTCCAGAGCCCAAAGCGAAG GCGACCTGTCAGATCGTCCCCCTATTCTTCatccaggagagagagaggatgaggactGGGAAGTGGGCTCAGGAGAGCCATCACAACAAGGCATTGGCTtagatgacctgaggggtctggagTCTGCACTAAGGGCTGAAAGAGGCCGTGAACAGGCTGCCATAACAGCTTCCCAGCCTGTCAGCCCGGAATCTGCAGTAGTACGAGGCGGGAAGGCCCCCAAATACATAGGCCTTGATGGAATGGAGCAGGATGGAGAGCTGGAACCTCAGCCACCCACCCTGCAGAGAGAGGACCAGGTAGGGCAAGCTAGGGTAAAGGACATTATGAGGGCTGGAGTAGTTGGGGGAGTGGAGCTGAGGTTAGGCTGGTCGAAGAAACTGAGAGAGGGTGACTCAGCTGCGGCAATGACTGAAGAGGATGTGGTGGAGCAGGGGGAGTCAGACCACCTTCCCTGCCTCTCTGCTTCAGGAAGTGTTGGGGAGAGTGGAGGGGAAGAGGAGAGTGGTGCAGACCTGCTCCATTTTTGCCCACAATGTGGAGGAGGCTTCACCTCAGAGGCCGAGCTGGAGGAGCACCCCTGTCCACTAGGAGGAGCTCATTTACAGAGCAGTGGATCAGAGGATAGTCTTTTCCCATGTGCCCACTGTGGCAACACATTCAGTCACGCATGGGCACTTAAGAACCACGAGTGTGCCTGCGCTGCTGAGAGGCCGCACTGCTGCGAGATCTGCGGAAAGCGCTTCACGCACTCGCGCTCGCTGGAACGGCATCATCTGGTGCACACAGGTGAAAGGCCCCATCGGTGCCCACAATGCGGACGCAGCTTCAGTCGTCTGGGCAACTTGGAAAGACACCAGCGGATCCACACAGGTGAACGGCCCTATGGGTGTGAAGTGTGCGGAAAACGCTTCAGTCGCGTGGAGTACTTAAAGAGACACCAACTCATACACAGCAGTGAAAAGGCAACACTCCAGTGCTCTAACTGTGGAAGGGGCTTTAGTGACGTGGAGCAACTGAAAAACCACCAATGTTTCTAG
- the LOC113144096 gene encoding zinc finger protein 250 isoform X2: protein MEESVTTFETHLTAVMDSLIRASVCEITKLFQETVNDYLVELSLNRKENEALKLRLRLTENKLRTERKYGMGWAANRRNAGLAVVEDGAGGRQKRKVEVARVKSKKGPAAAYGKGWPGGVWEEEGGGGGGGGGSSTSSGGGSGGAVGMVAGAGGRGGKEAREMYLVQFPRDEEDEGGMAEDEEGEGSLSGEGEETANIKEEFSQKDGYQPSSLRLITEALKMDLPTQNLHTGSRAQSEGDLSDRPPILHPGEREDEDWEVGSGEPSQQGIGLDDLRGLESALRAERGREQAAITASQPVSPESAVVRGGKAPKYIGLDGMEQDGELEPQPPTLQREDQVGQARVKDIMRAGVVGGVELRLGWSKKLREGDSAAAMTEEDVVEQGESDHLPCLSASGSVGESGGEEESGADLLHFCPQCGGGFTSEAELEEHPCPLGGAHLQSSGSEDSLFPCAHCGNTFSHAWALKNHECACAAERPHCCEICGKRFTHSRSLERHHLVHTGERPHRCPQCGRSFSRLGNLERHQRIHTGERPYGCEVCGKRFSRVEYLKRHQLIHSSEKATLQCSNCGRGFSDVEQLKNHQCF, encoded by the exons ATGGAGGAATCAGTGACCACATTTGAGACGCATCTGACGGCTGTCATGGACAGTCTGATCCGGGCCTCGGTCTGTGAGATCACCAAACTCTTCCAGGAGACGGTGAACGACTACCTGGTGGAGCTTTCCCTCAACAGGAAAGAGAACGAGGCTCTCAAACTGCGCCTGAGGCTCACCGAGAACAAACTGAGAACCGAGCGCAAGTATGGGATGGGCTGGGCTGCCAACCGCCGCAACGCGGGGCTGGCGGTGGTGGAGGATGGAGCAGGAGGGCGGCAGAAACGAAAAGTTGAGGTGGCCC GAGTCAAGTCAAAGAAGGGCCCAGCAGCAGCCTATGGCAAAGGCTGGCCTGGAGGTGTgtgggaggaagaaggaggaggtggcggtggtggtggtggcagcagcaccagcagtggaggaggaagtggaggagctGTTGGGATGGTAGctggagcaggaggaagaggggggaAGGAGGCCAGGGAGATGTACCTCGTTCAGTTCCCCagggatgaagaggatgagggAGGGATGGCGGAGGACGAGGAAGGGGAGGGCAGCCTCAGTGGTGAGGGGGAGGAGACGGCCAACATCAAAGAGGAG TTTTCTCAAAAAGACGGCTATCAACCCTCCTCTCTGCGGCTAATCACGGAAGCTTTAAAGATGGACCTGCCCACCCAGAACCTCCACACTGGCTCCAGAGCCCAAAGCGAAG GCGACCTGTCAGATCGTCCCCCTATTCTTCatccaggagagagagaggatgaggactGGGAAGTGGGCTCAGGAGAGCCATCACAACAAGGCATTGGCTtagatgacctgaggggtctggagTCTGCACTAAGGGCTGAAAGAGGCCGTGAACAGGCTGCCATAACAGCTTCCCAGCCTGTCAGCCCGGAATCTGCAGTAGTACGAGGCGGGAAGGCCCCCAAATACATAGGCCTTGATGGAATGGAGCAGGATGGAGAGCTGGAACCTCAGCCACCCACCCTGCAGAGAGAGGACCAGGTAGGGCAAGCTAGGGTAAAGGACATTATGAGGGCTGGAGTAGTTGGGGGAGTGGAGCTGAGGTTAGGCTGGTCGAAGAAACTGAGAGAGGGTGACTCAGCTGCGGCAATGACTGAAGAGGATGTGGTGGAGCAGGGGGAGTCAGACCACCTTCCCTGCCTCTCTGCTTCAGGAAGTGTTGGGGAGAGTGGAGGGGAAGAGGAGAGTGGTGCAGACCTGCTCCATTTTTGCCCACAATGTGGAGGAGGCTTCACCTCAGAGGCCGAGCTGGAGGAGCACCCCTGTCCACTAGGAGGAGCTCATTTACAGAGCAGTGGATCAGAGGATAGTCTTTTCCCATGTGCCCACTGTGGCAACACATTCAGTCACGCATGGGCACTTAAGAACCACGAGTGTGCCTGCGCTGCTGAGAGGCCGCACTGCTGCGAGATCTGCGGAAAGCGCTTCACGCACTCGCGCTCGCTGGAACGGCATCATCTGGTGCACACAGGTGAAAGGCCCCATCGGTGCCCACAATGCGGACGCAGCTTCAGTCGTCTGGGCAACTTGGAAAGACACCAGCGGATCCACACAGGTGAACGGCCCTATGGGTGTGAAGTGTGCGGAAAACGCTTCAGTCGCGTGGAGTACTTAAAGAGACACCAACTCATACACAGCAGTGAAAAGGCAACACTCCAGTGCTCTAACTGTGGAAGGGGCTTTAGTGACGTGGAGCAACTGAAAAACCACCAATGTTTCTAG
- the mif gene encoding macrophage migration inhibitory factor: protein MPMFMVSTNVAKSDVPAGLLSEATEELAKAMGKPAQYIAVHINPDQIMMFGGKGDPCALCSLHSIGKISGAHNKQYSKLLCGLLKKHLGISPDRIYINFVDMDAANVAWNNTTFG from the exons ATGCCGATGTTCATGGTGAGCACCAACGTGGCCAAAAGTGACGTGCCGGCGGGTCTGCTGTCCGAGGCCACTGAGGAGCTGGCCAAAGCCATGGGCAAACCTGCACAG TACATTGCTGTGCATATTAATCCTGACCAAATAATGATGTTTGGAGGAAAAGGAGACCCATGTGCACTTTGCTCACTGCATAGTATCGGCAAGATCAGCGGTGCCCACAACAAGCAGTACTCTAAACTCCTGTGTGGACTGCTCAAGAAACACCTGGGTATTTCTCCTGACAG GATTTATATCAACTTTGTAGACATGGATGCAGCTAATGTGGCCTGGAACAACACGACCTTTGGCTGA
- the LOC113144101 gene encoding zinc finger protein 189-like isoform X2 — MSNILTEGFRTQLSEAMDSILRNAVFEIMKIFENSLHEHQMALVQKGEEIVQLQIKLQKAEIKMVERECGDDKGVAINETEIIEIKRKPEYVLNTCGETLDTPEIDFEVPDDWCAPLGCETLIKQDDDVCPSVRLRPLSIPLWHIPDVKEVVDRDVDFQEQIKSFRRSSRGSSLNKKQKHTQKRNLPTDSSNTVLRRRLKNLTGKEQELESKKMYTCKFCKKVFDTPFGRSVHVRSHKRCKGCRKDFPFPSILKSHQATCKKLRKLLARKAVLTNSPKPEHFVEEKPIAPSKKQEEKSPLAASDLGEPSVQNDGFTITHSCAFCNKTFRTNFRLEEHIRVHTGETPYSCSMCPKKFHSNHSFKNHMTRIHADQVPSNGDLAWTKPLEDIEDNPEDLISPIEDTDRAMNHKNNQTECSQDIKPDSV, encoded by the exons ATGTCTAACATTTTGACAGAGGGGTTCAGGACCCAGCTGTCCGAAGCCATGGACTCAATCTTGAGAAACGCTGTGTTTGAGATAATGAAGATCTTTGAGAACAGCCTACATGAGCATCAAATGGCACTGGTGCAGAAAGGAGAAGAGATTGTTCAACTCCAAATAAAgctgcaaaaagcagaaataaagaTGGTAGAACGTGAGTGTGGAGATGACAAAGGAGTGGCGATAAATGAAACTGAGATAATTGAAATAAAGAGAAAGCCTGAATATGTTCTGAACACCTGTGGAGAAACTTTGGATACTCCTGAGATTGATTTTGAAG TACCTGATGATTGGTGTGCTCCCCTCGGGTGCGAGACCCTGATCAAGCAAGATGATGACGTGTGTCCCAGTGTAAGACTGCGTCCACTGTCCATTCCTCTGTGGCACATTCCAGATGTGAAGG AGGTGGTGGACCGTGACGTTGACTTCCAAGAGCAAATCAAGAGTTTTAGGAGATCAAGCAGAG gTTCCTCATTGAACAAGAAGCAGAAACACACTCAAAAGAGAAATTTACCGACAGATTCAAGTAATACAGTTCTTAGAAGAAGATTGAAGAATTTAACCGGAAAAGAGCAAGAActtgaaagtaaaaaaatgtaCACCTGCAAGTTTTGTAAAAAGGTATTTGATACACCTTTTGGTCGATCCGTGCATGTGCGTTCACACAAAAGGTGCAAAGGTTGCAGAAAAGATTTCCCTTTTCCAAGTATTCTAAAGAGCCATCAAGCAACTTGTAAAAAACTCAGAAAATTGCTGGCAAGAAAAGCAGTGCTCACTAACTCACCAAAACCTGAGCACTTTGTTGAAGAAAAACCAATAGCGCCAAGCaaaaaacaggaggagaaaagcCCGCTTGCTGCTAGCGACCTTGGTGAACCTTCGGTCCAGAACGATGGATTCACCATAACTCATTCCTGTGCTTTCTGCAACAAGACATTTCGTACGAACTTCAGGCTTGAGGAGCATATACGTGTTCATACTGGTGAAACGCCGTATTCTTGCAGCATGTGCCCAAAGAAATTCCACAGTAATCATTCATTCAAGAATCACATGACGAGAATACACGCAGACCAGGTTCCTTCAAATGGAGACCTTGCATGGACAAAGCCTTTAGAGGACATTGAAGATAATCCAGAGGATTTGATTTCTCCCATAGAAGACACAGATCGCGCAATGAACCATAAAAATAATCAGACAGAATGCAGTCAAGACATAAAGCCAGACAGTGTATAA
- the LOC113144101 gene encoding zinc finger protein 189-like isoform X1, whose amino-acid sequence MSNILTEGFRTQLSEAMDSILRNAVFEIMKIFENSLHEHQMALVQKGEEIVQLQIKLQKAEIKMVERECGDDKGVAINETEIIEIKRKPEYVLNTCGETLDTPEIDFEVPDDWCAPLGCETLIKQDDDVCPSVRLRPLSIPLWHIPDVKEKVVDRDVDFQEQIKSFRRSSRGSSLNKKQKHTQKRNLPTDSSNTVLRRRLKNLTGKEQELESKKMYTCKFCKKVFDTPFGRSVHVRSHKRCKGCRKDFPFPSILKSHQATCKKLRKLLARKAVLTNSPKPEHFVEEKPIAPSKKQEEKSPLAASDLGEPSVQNDGFTITHSCAFCNKTFRTNFRLEEHIRVHTGETPYSCSMCPKKFHSNHSFKNHMTRIHADQVPSNGDLAWTKPLEDIEDNPEDLISPIEDTDRAMNHKNNQTECSQDIKPDSV is encoded by the exons ATGTCTAACATTTTGACAGAGGGGTTCAGGACCCAGCTGTCCGAAGCCATGGACTCAATCTTGAGAAACGCTGTGTTTGAGATAATGAAGATCTTTGAGAACAGCCTACATGAGCATCAAATGGCACTGGTGCAGAAAGGAGAAGAGATTGTTCAACTCCAAATAAAgctgcaaaaagcagaaataaagaTGGTAGAACGTGAGTGTGGAGATGACAAAGGAGTGGCGATAAATGAAACTGAGATAATTGAAATAAAGAGAAAGCCTGAATATGTTCTGAACACCTGTGGAGAAACTTTGGATACTCCTGAGATTGATTTTGAAG TACCTGATGATTGGTGTGCTCCCCTCGGGTGCGAGACCCTGATCAAGCAAGATGATGACGTGTGTCCCAGTGTAAGACTGCGTCCACTGTCCATTCCTCTGTGGCACATTCCAGATGTGAAGGAGAAG GTGGTGGACCGTGACGTTGACTTCCAAGAGCAAATCAAGAGTTTTAGGAGATCAAGCAGAG gTTCCTCATTGAACAAGAAGCAGAAACACACTCAAAAGAGAAATTTACCGACAGATTCAAGTAATACAGTTCTTAGAAGAAGATTGAAGAATTTAACCGGAAAAGAGCAAGAActtgaaagtaaaaaaatgtaCACCTGCAAGTTTTGTAAAAAGGTATTTGATACACCTTTTGGTCGATCCGTGCATGTGCGTTCACACAAAAGGTGCAAAGGTTGCAGAAAAGATTTCCCTTTTCCAAGTATTCTAAAGAGCCATCAAGCAACTTGTAAAAAACTCAGAAAATTGCTGGCAAGAAAAGCAGTGCTCACTAACTCACCAAAACCTGAGCACTTTGTTGAAGAAAAACCAATAGCGCCAAGCaaaaaacaggaggagaaaagcCCGCTTGCTGCTAGCGACCTTGGTGAACCTTCGGTCCAGAACGATGGATTCACCATAACTCATTCCTGTGCTTTCTGCAACAAGACATTTCGTACGAACTTCAGGCTTGAGGAGCATATACGTGTTCATACTGGTGAAACGCCGTATTCTTGCAGCATGTGCCCAAAGAAATTCCACAGTAATCATTCATTCAAGAATCACATGACGAGAATACACGCAGACCAGGTTCCTTCAAATGGAGACCTTGCATGGACAAAGCCTTTAGAGGACATTGAAGATAATCCAGAGGATTTGATTTCTCCCATAGAAGACACAGATCGCGCAATGAACCATAAAAATAATCAGACAGAATGCAGTCAAGACATAAAGCCAGACAGTGTATAA
- the LOC113144101 gene encoding zinc finger protein 189-like isoform X3, whose amino-acid sequence MDSILRNAVFEIMKIFENSLHEHQMALVQKGEEIVQLQIKLQKAEIKMVERECGDDKGVAINETEIIEIKRKPEYVLNTCGETLDTPEIDFEVPDDWCAPLGCETLIKQDDDVCPSVRLRPLSIPLWHIPDVKEKVVDRDVDFQEQIKSFRRSSRGSSLNKKQKHTQKRNLPTDSSNTVLRRRLKNLTGKEQELESKKMYTCKFCKKVFDTPFGRSVHVRSHKRCKGCRKDFPFPSILKSHQATCKKLRKLLARKAVLTNSPKPEHFVEEKPIAPSKKQEEKSPLAASDLGEPSVQNDGFTITHSCAFCNKTFRTNFRLEEHIRVHTGETPYSCSMCPKKFHSNHSFKNHMTRIHADQVPSNGDLAWTKPLEDIEDNPEDLISPIEDTDRAMNHKNNQTECSQDIKPDSV is encoded by the exons ATGGACTCAATCTTGAGAAACGCTGTGTTTGAGATAATGAAGATCTTTGAGAACAGCCTACATGAGCATCAAATGGCACTGGTGCAGAAAGGAGAAGAGATTGTTCAACTCCAAATAAAgctgcaaaaagcagaaataaagaTGGTAGAACGTGAGTGTGGAGATGACAAAGGAGTGGCGATAAATGAAACTGAGATAATTGAAATAAAGAGAAAGCCTGAATATGTTCTGAACACCTGTGGAGAAACTTTGGATACTCCTGAGATTGATTTTGAAG TACCTGATGATTGGTGTGCTCCCCTCGGGTGCGAGACCCTGATCAAGCAAGATGATGACGTGTGTCCCAGTGTAAGACTGCGTCCACTGTCCATTCCTCTGTGGCACATTCCAGATGTGAAGGAGAAG GTGGTGGACCGTGACGTTGACTTCCAAGAGCAAATCAAGAGTTTTAGGAGATCAAGCAGAG gTTCCTCATTGAACAAGAAGCAGAAACACACTCAAAAGAGAAATTTACCGACAGATTCAAGTAATACAGTTCTTAGAAGAAGATTGAAGAATTTAACCGGAAAAGAGCAAGAActtgaaagtaaaaaaatgtaCACCTGCAAGTTTTGTAAAAAGGTATTTGATACACCTTTTGGTCGATCCGTGCATGTGCGTTCACACAAAAGGTGCAAAGGTTGCAGAAAAGATTTCCCTTTTCCAAGTATTCTAAAGAGCCATCAAGCAACTTGTAAAAAACTCAGAAAATTGCTGGCAAGAAAAGCAGTGCTCACTAACTCACCAAAACCTGAGCACTTTGTTGAAGAAAAACCAATAGCGCCAAGCaaaaaacaggaggagaaaagcCCGCTTGCTGCTAGCGACCTTGGTGAACCTTCGGTCCAGAACGATGGATTCACCATAACTCATTCCTGTGCTTTCTGCAACAAGACATTTCGTACGAACTTCAGGCTTGAGGAGCATATACGTGTTCATACTGGTGAAACGCCGTATTCTTGCAGCATGTGCCCAAAGAAATTCCACAGTAATCATTCATTCAAGAATCACATGACGAGAATACACGCAGACCAGGTTCCTTCAAATGGAGACCTTGCATGGACAAAGCCTTTAGAGGACATTGAAGATAATCCAGAGGATTTGATTTCTCCCATAGAAGACACAGATCGCGCAATGAACCATAAAAATAATCAGACAGAATGCAGTCAAGACATAAAGCCAGACAGTGTATAA